From a single Calderihabitans maritimus genomic region:
- a CDS encoding ABC transporter permease has protein sequence MVEGLLQFLDKHGQWMLRATAQHILLSAGAVFFGALVAIPLGIWLTRHERIAKIALAVSGTIQTIPSLVFFGLILPVLGIGVLPAMVVLFFYSILPILRNTYTGIKKIDPAYLEAGTGMGMNSKQLLFMVKLPLALPVIISGVRISLVYIISWATLAALIGSGGLGDLIISGLQTYDAQLIVGGAVPAAMLAVLAGYLLGRLEKALVPRGLRS, from the coding sequence ATGGTGGAAGGGCTGCTGCAGTTTCTTGATAAACACGGCCAGTGGATGCTCAGGGCTACGGCTCAACATATCCTGTTGTCCGCTGGAGCAGTTTTTTTTGGTGCCCTGGTAGCTATTCCCCTGGGTATCTGGCTGACCAGACATGAACGAATAGCGAAAATTGCTTTGGCGGTTTCCGGGACTATCCAAACGATTCCCAGCCTGGTTTTTTTCGGCTTGATACTTCCGGTATTAGGTATAGGTGTTTTACCGGCCATGGTCGTTCTCTTTTTCTATTCCATCCTGCCTATACTCAGAAATACTTACACGGGCATCAAAAAGATTGATCCTGCATATCTGGAAGCGGGTACCGGTATGGGCATGAATTCCAAACAGTTGCTATTTATGGTTAAGCTACCTTTGGCGTTGCCAGTTATCATTTCCGGTGTTCGTATCTCATTAGTATATATTATTAGCTGGGCAACTCTTGCCGCTCTGATAGGCAGTGGAGGCCTGGGGGATTTGATTATTAGCGGGTTGCAGACCTATGATGCCCAGCTGATTGTAGGTGGGGCGGTTCCGGCAGCAATGCTGGCTGTTTTGGCGGGATATCTCCTGGGGCGCCTCGAGAAAGCGCTAGTTCCTAGAGGTTTACGCTCTTAA
- a CDS encoding glycine betaine ABC transporter substrate-binding protein, producing the protein MKRRIALVLMLGLIVSMFAGCGGSENKIVVGSKNFTENIILGEIMAQLIEAKTNLQVERKLNMGGTLVNFNALKKGDIDLYPDYTGTGLVAILKKEVINDPETVYNIVQEEYNKQFELKWLKPFGLNNTYAIAVPRKLAEERGLQKISDLKGKEGDLILGAEQEFFNRPDGYSGLVETYGLNFKDTKAMDTGLKYQAAGNGDVQVIDAFATDGQLIKYDMVILQDDRQFFPPYYAAPVIRMDTLEKYPELEEVLNQLGGKISDEEMQQLNYQVEVEGKDYEAVAHDFLVKEGLISD; encoded by the coding sequence ATTAAAAGGCGGATTGCTTTGGTATTGATGCTGGGCTTGATAGTAAGTATGTTTGCCGGTTGCGGAGGTAGTGAAAATAAAATAGTAGTTGGTTCAAAAAATTTCACCGAAAATATTATCCTTGGTGAAATCATGGCTCAGTTGATTGAAGCAAAAACAAACCTCCAGGTTGAGCGGAAGCTGAACATGGGCGGTACTCTGGTCAATTTTAACGCCCTGAAAAAAGGTGATATTGATTTGTATCCCGACTACACCGGGACCGGTTTAGTAGCCATTCTCAAAAAAGAAGTGATAAACGATCCCGAAACAGTTTATAACATAGTACAGGAAGAATATAATAAACAGTTTGAACTGAAATGGTTAAAGCCTTTCGGTTTGAACAATACCTATGCCATCGCCGTTCCTAGAAAACTGGCGGAAGAAAGAGGTCTGCAGAAAATATCTGACCTGAAGGGTAAAGAAGGGGATCTTATTCTCGGTGCAGAGCAGGAGTTTTTCAACCGTCCCGATGGATATAGTGGGCTGGTTGAAACGTACGGTCTTAACTTCAAGGATACGAAAGCAATGGACACCGGTCTCAAGTACCAGGCAGCAGGAAACGGTGACGTTCAAGTAATTGACGCCTTTGCTACCGATGGGCAGTTAATTAAATACGATATGGTAATATTACAGGATGATAGACAGTTTTTCCCACCTTACTACGCGGCTCCGGTCATCCGTATGGATACTTTGGAGAAGTACCCTGAATTGGAAGAGGTGCTAAACCAGCTTGGTGGTAAGATTTCGGATGAAGAAATGCAGCAATTAAATTACCAGGTGGAAGTTGAGGGTAAGGACTATGAAGCGGTGGCACATGATTTTCTGGTAAAAGAAGGGCTGATTTCTGATTAA
- a CDS encoding tetrathionate reductase family octaheme c-type cytochrome: MKKLPVMVTALLLALIFLTGCGATPEKEAAPPAKEEPQETGAEKTASVDHSQLVTGPFEKPQDVTAKCITCHEEQAEEVMATIHWNWAGPTPNIVGHENQTDLGKRNGINNFCISVVSNEVKCFQCHIGYGTEFEGKENIDCLVCHAQEGGYKKDKKGMPAEGVDLVAAAQSVGRPTIKNCGTCHFYAGGGDAVKQGDLDSTLLNATAEHDVHMGGNGLACVDCHAGENHKIKGTSIHIEPTEGSVKCESCHGNAPHEMDKLNEHIDTVACQTCHIPTFAKGQPTKMYWDWSTAGQDIEAEKDEYGKETYSKKKGSFVWAKDVVPTYAWYNGKVERYIVGDPINPDGVTVLAKPVGSIDDPNAKIYPFKVMKGKQPADAKNNILLTPNVLGFWKHFDWDKALADGAAASGLDYSGEYKFVETEMYIGINHEVVPKENALTCNDCHSENGRIDFKALGYEGDPMQVGSRFSKEK, translated from the coding sequence ATGAAAAAACTGCCAGTCATGGTCACTGCTCTGTTGCTAGCGTTAATATTTCTCACAGGATGTGGTGCGACTCCCGAAAAAGAAGCCGCCCCCCCTGCCAAAGAAGAGCCGCAAGAGACGGGTGCAGAAAAGACGGCCTCAGTCGACCACAGCCAATTGGTAACTGGACCCTTCGAGAAGCCACAAGACGTCACGGCCAAATGTATCACCTGTCATGAGGAGCAGGCAGAGGAAGTAATGGCCACTATTCACTGGAACTGGGCCGGTCCCACGCCCAATATTGTCGGCCATGAAAATCAAACGGATTTGGGCAAGAGGAATGGTATTAACAACTTCTGTATTTCAGTCGTGTCTAACGAAGTGAAGTGTTTCCAGTGCCATATCGGTTACGGCACTGAATTTGAAGGAAAAGAAAACATCGACTGTCTGGTCTGCCATGCCCAAGAGGGCGGTTACAAGAAAGATAAAAAAGGAATGCCCGCAGAAGGCGTTGACCTGGTGGCGGCCGCTCAGAGCGTCGGCAGACCTACTATCAAGAACTGCGGCACATGCCACTTCTACGCCGGCGGCGGCGACGCCGTAAAGCAAGGCGACCTAGATTCCACTCTGCTGAATGCTACTGCCGAGCATGACGTGCATATGGGGGGCAACGGTTTGGCCTGCGTGGACTGCCACGCCGGGGAAAACCATAAGATAAAGGGAACCAGCATCCATATAGAACCTACCGAAGGTAGCGTCAAATGTGAAAGCTGCCACGGCAATGCACCTCACGAAATGGATAAGCTCAACGAGCACATAGATACTGTAGCCTGCCAGACCTGCCATATCCCCACCTTTGCTAAAGGGCAACCCACTAAGATGTACTGGGATTGGTCGACGGCAGGACAGGATATAGAAGCTGAAAAAGACGAATACGGCAAGGAAACTTACAGCAAGAAGAAGGGCAGCTTTGTTTGGGCAAAAGACGTCGTTCCGACTTACGCGTGGTATAACGGCAAGGTGGAGCGTTACATTGTCGGCGATCCCATCAATCCCGACGGCGTAACTGTCCTGGCAAAACCTGTGGGAAGTATTGACGATCCTAATGCTAAAATCTATCCCTTCAAAGTTATGAAAGGCAAGCAACCGGCAGACGCCAAAAACAATATCCTGCTTACACCTAATGTGCTAGGTTTCTGGAAGCATTTTGACTGGGATAAGGCATTAGCAGACGGAGCAGCGGCAAGTGGCTTGGATTACAGTGGAGAGTATAAATTCGTCGAAACGGAAATGTATATAGGTATTAACCACGAAGTTGTTCCCAAAGAAAATGCCCTGACCTGTAACGACTGCCACAGTGAAAACGGGCGGATCGACTTTAAAGCTTTAGGTTATGAAGGAGACCCCATGCAGGTTGGTAGCAGGTTCAGCAAGGAGAAATAA
- a CDS encoding ABC transporter permease, producing MEHILLLTLVHLYLSILGATLGIIIGLPLGILLVRYRRLAEIMMAVTEIIQTIPGLALLALVMMVTGLGNTTLVITLFLYSLMPVVRNTYVGISGIDPGLVEAGLGMGMTRVQLLRQVQLPIAMPVILAGIRVAMITSIGIATMGVFIGADGLGDLLYRGIQTTNLRLLLSGAIPAALLAVITDFIMMYLEHLLTPKGLRISADQ from the coding sequence ATGGAGCATATTCTGTTACTGACCTTAGTGCACCTGTACCTGTCAATTTTAGGCGCGACGCTAGGTATCATAATAGGACTTCCTTTGGGAATTTTGCTTGTCCGATATAGGCGCTTGGCTGAAATAATGATGGCGGTTACGGAAATCATTCAAACTATTCCGGGTTTGGCTTTACTGGCTCTGGTTATGATGGTAACTGGCCTTGGAAATACTACACTGGTGATTACTTTGTTTCTGTACTCCCTGATGCCTGTAGTACGAAATACTTATGTGGGCATTTCAGGAATTGACCCGGGATTGGTGGAAGCTGGACTCGGGATGGGCATGACTAGGGTACAGTTGTTGCGCCAAGTACAGCTGCCTATTGCCATGCCGGTGATTTTGGCAGGAATTCGGGTAGCCATGATTACCTCCATTGGTATCGCTACCATGGGGGTCTTTATTGGAGCAGACGGTTTAGGTGATTTGCTTTACCGCGGTATTCAAACAACCAACCTTCGTTTGCTGTTGTCCGGAGCGATTCCCGCTGCCTTACTGGCGGTAATCACGGATTTTATTATGATGTATTTGGAACACTTGCTAACCCCAAAAGGGTTGAGGATTTCTGCTGACCAGTAG